In Gossypium raimondii isolate GPD5lz chromosome 12, ASM2569854v1, whole genome shotgun sequence, a single window of DNA contains:
- the LOC105764263 gene encoding sec-independent protein translocase protein TATC, chloroplastic, protein MGSASTSAALISHLQLNRCCFKLVESTRTQLEFNSLKFRHSRRGKLEFAASRRGKGFRTAVCFAAVDDDVKENRQQVFSETRSASATEDRPDVVNISPEEAPFEQNNEGSSLYNFLYPDKDLLPDDKEMTIFDHLEELRQRIFVSVLAVGAAILGCFAFSKELIVFLEAPVKVQGVRFLQLAPGEFFFTTLKVSGYCGLLLGSPVILYEIIAFVLPGLTRAERRFLGPIVLGSSVLFYAGIAFSYLVLTPAALNFFVTYAEGVVESLWSIDQYFEFVLVLMFSTGLSFQVPVIQFLLGQLGLVSGDQMLSIWRYVVVGAVIAAAVLTPSTDPLTQMLLAAPLLGLYLGGAWVVKLTGR, encoded by the exons ATGGGAAGCGCAAGCACCAGCGCTGCTCTAATCTCCCATTTGCAGCTCAACAGATGCTGCTTCAAACTCGTTGAGTCAACCAGGACCCAGCTCGAGTTCAACTCTCTCAAATTCAGGCATTCAAGGAGAGGGAAGCTGGAATTCGCTGCTTCCCGGCGCGGGAAAGGTTTTAGAACAGCCGTTTGTTTCGCTGCCGTTGACGATGATGTCAAAGAGAATCGGCAACAAGTCTTCAGTGAAACCAGAAGCGCCTCTGCCACTGAAGATAGGCCTG ATGTGGTTAATATCTCACCAGAAGAAGCACCATTTGAGCAGAATAATGAAGGAAGTTCgctttataattttctttatccCGATAAAGATCTCCTCCCAGATGATAAAGAAATGACCATATTTGATCATCTTGAAGAGTTACGACAGAGGATATTTGTGTCTGTATTGGCTGTTGGAGCTGCTATATTGGGATGCTTTGCATTTTCAAAAGAACTGATAGTGTTTCTTGAAGCTCCTGTTAAAGTACAGGGTGTACGATTTCTGCAACTAGCTCCTGGAGAGTTTTTCTTCACAACTTTAAAG GTGTCAGGATATTGTGGCCTTCTTTTAGGAAGCCCTGTAATTCTGTATGAGATCATAGCCTTTGTTCTTCCAGGCTTAACCAGAGCAGAGAGAAGGTTTCTGGGGCCTATTGTGTTGGGCTCCTCAGTTCTTTTCTATGCTGGTATTGCTTTCTCCTACTTGGTTCTGACTCCAGCAGCCTTAAATTTCTTTGTTACTTACGCGGAAGGGGTTGTGGAATCTTTGTGGTCCATTGATCAGTACTTTGAGTTTGTACTAGTGCTCATGTTCAGCACAGGCTTGTCTTTCCAG GTTCCCGTCATACAATTTCTTCTTGGACAACTTGGTCTTGTGTCTGGGGACCAGATGCTTTCCATTTGGAGGTATGTAGTGGTTGGTGCAGTTATTGCAGCAGCTGTACTCACACCATCAACGGATCCTCTTACACAGATGCTTCTGGCAGCACCACTTTTGGGACTTTACTTAGGCGGTGCATGGGTTGTTAAGCTTACTGGACGGTGA
- the LOC105764264 gene encoding benzaldehyde dehydrogenase, mitochondrial, whose amino-acid sequence MAAASRISSLLSRSLLSKGRICGVGRSVVCSYTTAAALEKPITPSINVNYTKLLINGNFVDSASGKTFPTYDPRTGDVIAHVAEGDAEDINRAVSAARKAFDEGPWPKMTAYERSRVLFRFADLIDQHTEELATLETWDNGKPYEQAAKIELPMISRLIRYYAGWADKIHGLTVPADSPHLVQTIHEPIGVAGQIIPWNFPVLMFAWKVGPALACGNTVVIKTAEQTPLSALYAAKLLHEAGLPPGVLNVVSGFGPTAGAALASHMQVDKLAFTGSTETGKIVLELAAKSNLKPVTLELGGKSPFIVCKDADVDKAVELAHFALFFNQGQCCCAGSRTYVHESVYDEFLEKAKARALKRSVGDPFVAGIEQGPQIDSEQFEKIMRYIRSGVESGATLETGGERIGNKGFYIQPTVFSNVKEDMLIAKDEIFGPVQSILKFKDINEAIRRANTTSYGLAAGVFTQDIDTANTLTRALKVGTVWINCYDVFDAAIPFGGYKMSGQGREKGIHCLSNYLQVKAVVTPLKDPAWI is encoded by the exons ATGGCAGCGGCTTCCCGAATTTCTTCCTTGCTTTCTCGTTCTCTCCTCTCTAAAG GGAGGATCTGTGGAGTGGGCAGATCAGTGGTTTGTAGCTACACCACCGCTGCTGCTTTAGAGAAACCAATCACTCCTTCCATCAACGTCAACTACACCAAGCTTTTAATTAATGGCAACTTTGTTGATTCTGCTTCAG GCAAAACTTTCCCAACATATGACCCCAGGACAGGAGATGTGATTGCTCATGTAGCTGAAGGTGATGCTGAAGATATAAATCGAGCAGTTTCTGCTGCTCGAAAAGCGTTTGATGAAGGACCCTGGCCAAAGATGACTGCTTAT GAAAGATCAAGGGTATTATTCCGATTTGCTGATCTTATTGACCAACATACTGAAGAACTTGCAACACTTGAGACTTGGGATAACGGAAAGCCATACGAACAAGCTGCTAAGATTGAACTACCCATGATCTCACGTCTTATTCGGTACTATGCTG GTTGGGCGGACAAGATTCATGGTCTTACAGTTCCAGCAGATAGTCCACACCTTGTGCAAACCATACATGAACCAATTGGTGTTGCTGGTCAAATTATTCCGTGGAATTTTCCTGTTCTAATGTTTGCTTGGAAGGTTGGACCTGCCTTGGCATGTGGTAATACTGTCGTTATTAAGACAGCTGAGCAGACACCATTGTCTGCTCTTTATGCTGCCAAGCTACTTCACGAG GCTGGACTTCCTCCAGGTGTTCTCAATGTGGTTTCAGGGTTTGGTCCAACTGCTGGTGCTGCTCTTGCTAGTCATATGCAAGTTGACAAG CTTGCTTTCACTGGATCAACTGAAACGGGAAAAATTGTCCTTGAGTTGGCTGCAAAAAGCAACCTTAAGCCCGTAACATTGGAGCTCGGAGGAAAATCGCCTTTTATTGTTTGCAAGGATGCTGATGTCGACAAGGCGGTTGAGCTTGCCCACTTTGCTTTGTTCTTCAATCAA GGACAATGTTGCTGTGCTGGCTCTCGTACATACGTACATGAGAGTGTGTATGATGAATTTTTAGAGAAGGCAAAGGCACGTGCATTGAAACGTAGTGTTGGCGATCCATTTGTAGCAGGCATTGAACAAGGTCCTCAG ATTGATTCAGAACAGTTTGAAAAGATCATGAGGTACATAAGATCAGGTGTTGAAAGTGGAGCAACTCTAGAAACCGGAGGGGAGAGGATAGGGAACAAGGGCTTCTATATTCAACCCACAGTTTTCTCCAACGTGAAG GAGGACATGTTGATTGCAAAGGATGAGATATTTGGTCCAGTTCAGTCTATCCTGAAATTCAA GGACATCAACGAGGCTATTCGGAGGGCAAATACGACATCATATGGACTGGCAGCGGGTGTGTTTACGCAGGACATAGACACAGCAAACACCTTGACACGAGCACTGAAAGTGGGAACAGTGTGGATAAACTGCTATGATGTGTTTGATGCAGCGATCCCATTTGGTGGGTACAAGATGAGTGGACAAGGCAGAGAAAAGGGTATTCACTGTCTCAGCAATTACTTGCAAGTGAAGGCCGTTGTCACTCCCTTGAAGGACCCTGCATGGATTTAA
- the LOC105764266 gene encoding LOW QUALITY PROTEIN: equilibrative nucleotide transporter 1 (The sequence of the model RefSeq protein was modified relative to this genomic sequence to represent the inferred CDS: substituted 1 base at 1 genomic stop codon), whose protein sequence is MGFPDASAIGGGPEPDSESALLLRTSLKPEDKFNLGYIIYFTLGVGFLLPWNSFITAVDYFSYLYPEASVDRVFAVVYMVVGLACLLVIVFYAHKSEAYMRINVGLGIFVVSLVVVPVMDAVYIKGRVGLYDGFYVTVGLLALAGIGDALVQGGLIGAAGELPERYMQAIVAGSGGSGVLVSMLRILTKAVFPQDADGLRKSAYLYFFTSIVFMVICIVLYNVAHKLPIMQYYEELKAEAVKEEKAEKGPMTGPVWRATLXNIVGTVKWYGFGIVLIYVVTLSIFPGYITEDVHSLVLKDWYLVLLITGYNVFDLVGKSLTAVYLLENAKVAISACVVRLLFFPLFIGCLHGPQLFRTEFPVSLLTCLLGLTNGYLTSVLMIMAPKSVQIQHAETSGIVMVLFLVVGLASGSVIAWFWVI, encoded by the exons ATGGGTTTCCCCGATGCATCCGCAATCGGCGGAGGCCCGGAACCCGACTCTGAATCCGCCCTCCTCCTCCGCACATCCCTAAAACCAGAAgacaaatttaatttgggctacaTCATCTACTTCACTTTGGGCGTTGGCTTTCTCCTCCCATGGAATAGCTTCATCACTGCCGTCGATTACTTTTCCTACCTCTACCCGGAAGCTTCCGTCGACCGTGTTTTCGCCGTCGTTTACATGGTCGTCGGCCTCGCTTGCCTCTTGGTCATTGTATTTTATGCTCACAAGAGTGAAGCTTACATGCGGATCAATGTTGGTTTGGGCATTTTCGTGGTTTCCCTGGTCGTCGTGCCTGTTATGGATGCGGTTTATATTAAGGGTCGGGTCGGATTGTATGACGGATTCTACGTCACTGTCGGTCTTCTCGCTCTGGCGGGTATAGGCGATGCGCTTGTTCAAGGTGGGCTCATTGGAGCGGCTGGGGAATTGCCTGAACGCTACATGCAGGCTATCGTTGCGGGATCCGGCGGTTCTG GGGTCCTTGTTTCAATGCTAAGGATCCTAACCAAAGCTGTATTTCCACAAGATGCTGATGGCCTGAGAAAGAGTGCCTACCTTTACTTTTTTACTAGCATTGTGTTTATGGTCATATGCATAGTCTTGTACAATGTGGCACACAAACTTCCGATTATGCAGTACTATGAGGAGTTAAAGGCTGAGGCTGTTAAGGAGGAAAAAGCAGAGAAAGGTCCCATGACCGGGCCTGTTTGGAGAGCAACCTTGTAGAATATAGTAGGAACAGTCAAGTGGTATGGATTTGGGATCGTCCTCATATATGTTGTGACTTTATCAATATTTCCAGGATACATCACAGAGGATGTGCACTCATTGGTTCTCAAGGACTGGTATCTGGTCCTCCTTATAACAGGCTACAATGTGTTTGACCTGGTTGGCAAATCGTTGACTGCAGTCTATCTCCTTGAAAATGCAAAGGTTGCTATTTCCGCTTGTGTTGTGAGGTTACTGTTCTTTCCTCTCTTCATAGGTTGCTTGCACGGCCCTCAGCTCTTCCGAACAGAGTTTCCAGTCTCGTTACTGACTTGCCTTCTAGGTCTAACTAATGGCTACTTGACAAGTGTGTTAATGATCATGGCTCCCAAATCTGTCCAGATACAACACGCAGAGACTTCTGGCATCGTTATGGTGTTGTTTCTAGTAGTTGGTCTGGCATCAGGATCAGTCATAGCTTGGTTCTGGGTCATCTGA
- the LOC105764270 gene encoding uncharacterized protein LOC105764270 — protein MEMGYMWMRRVRFGVNPLSLAMAYSSSATTLPCFPPHPLFSFTCFKPPHLISLPSSHGPRSISSSTPSSCSSAASLLSLPENHDFPDCERGQTYTHLPKGSKVLLKGLNYAEFQEWVQSHGFRPGQALMLWKRLYGDNIWAHDIDELKGLNKDFKKMLSEHAELRALSLKDILTASDGTRKILFALDDGLVIETVVIPCDRGRTTVCVSSQVGCAMNCQFCYTGRMGLRRHLTAAEIVEQAVYARRLLSGDVGSITNVVFMGMGEPFHNIENVIKAADILVDEQGLHFSPRKVTVSTSGLVPQLKRFLHESKCALAVSLNATTDEVRNWIMPINRKYKLSFLLETLREELKFKNNYKVLFEYVMLAGINDSIEDAKRLIDLVKGIPCKINLISFNPHCGSQFRPSSDEKMIEFRNILAEGGCIVFMRFSRGDDQMAACGQLGKPGSSQAPLLRVPEQFRVALNLGM, from the exons atgGAGATGGGTTATATGTGGATGAGGCGAGTCCGATTCGGAGTTAACCCTCTCTCCCTCGCTATGGCTTATTCCTCCTCTGCTACTACACTTCCTTGTTTCCCCCCTCACCCTCTCTTTTCCTTCACTTGTTTCAAACCGCCTCACCTCATTTCCTTACCTTCTTCCCATGGCCCTCGCTCCATTTCTAGTTCCACCCCCTCTTCCTGCTCTTCTGCAGCCTCACTACTTTCCCTCCCAGAAAACCATGATTTCCCTGATTGTGAACGTGGCCAAACCTATACACATCTGCCCAAGGGCTCCAAGGTGCTTCTCAAAGGGCTGAATTATGCCGAATTTCAA GAATGGGTTCAATCACATGGATTCAGGCCTGGTCAGGCTTTAATGTTATGGAAGCGTCTCTATGGAGACAATATCTGGGCACATGATATTGATGAGctaaaag GATTAAACAAAGATTTCAAGAAAATGCTGAGTGAGCATGCTGAACTTAGGGCCTTGTCCTTGAAAGATATTCTCACTGCATCTGATGGCACTAGAAAG ATATTGTTCGCGCTGGATGACGGGTTGGTAATAGAAACAGTTGTGATACCTTGCGATAGGGGCAGGACAACTGTTTGCGTTTCAAGTCAAGTGGGCTGTGCCATGAATTGCCAATTCTGCTATACTGGCag GATGGGTCTGAGGAGGCATTTAACAGCAGCCGAGATTGTAGAGCAAGCAGTATATGCTAGGCGATTGCTCTCTGGTGATGTTGGTTCTATTACAAATGTTGTATTTATG GGAATGGGTGAGCCATTTCATAATATTGAAAATGTCATAAAAGCTGCTGATATCTTGGTGGATGAACAAGGCCTTCACTTTAGCCCTCGCAAGGTCACTGTTTCTACAAGTGGACTTGTCCCCCAGCTGAAACGTTTTCTCCATGAATCAAAATGTGCATTAGCTGTTAGTTTGAATGCTACAACTGATGAG GTCAGAAATTGGATCATGCCAATTAATCGGAAGTATAAATTAAGCTTTCTTCTTGAGACCCTTAGGGAGGAACTAAAGTTCAAAAATAACTACAAAGTTCTATTTGAATATGTGATGCTAGCGGGAATCAATGACAG CATTGAAGATGCAAAGAGGTTAATCGATCTTGTGAAGGGTATTCCTTGCAAAATCAATCTTATTTCATTTAATCCTCATTGTGGTTCTCAATTTAGACCGAGCAGCGATGAGAAGATGATCGagtttagaaatattttagCAGAAGGTGGTTGCATTGTTTTTATGCGCTTCAGTAGAGGCGATGATCAGATGGCTGCCTGTGGTCAGCTGGGGAAGCCCGGATCAAGTCAAGCACCATTGCTCCGTGTTCCGGAGCAATTCCGGGTGGCTCTAAACTTGGGCATGTGA
- the LOC105764271 gene encoding uncharacterized protein At4g28440, whose product MAESKSLRKPVFTKVDQLRPGTSGHTLTVKVVSTKMVLQKGRADGPQVRQMRIAECLVGDETGMIIFTARNEQVDLMKEGATVTLRNAKIDMFKGSMRLAVDKWGRVEVDEPASFNVKEDNNLSLIEYELVNVVEE is encoded by the exons ATGGCAGAATCGAAGTCATTGAGGAAACCTGTTTTCACCAAGGTGGACCAACTTCGCCCTGGCACTAGTGGTCACACTCTTACTGTCAAGGTTGTCAGCACAAAGATGGTATTGCAGAAGGGGCGTGCTGATGGTCCTCAAGTTCGTCAAATGCGAATTGCGGAATGCCTGGTAGGAGATGAGACAGGAATGATTATCTTTACTGCTAGAAATGAACAAG TGGACTTAATGAAAGAGGGTGCCACTGTAACTCTCCGCAACGCGAAAATAGACATGTTTAAAGGATCAATGAGGCTTGCAGTGGACAAGTGGGGTCGTGTTGAGGTTGATGAACCTGCCAGTTTCAATGTGAAGGAAGATAACAATCTGTCACTGATAGAGTATGAGCTGGTGAATGTTGTTGAAGAGTGA